Genomic segment of Streptomyces sp. NA02950:
GGCCGAGGCGGGTATGACGACCGCCGAGTACGCGATGGGGACGATCGCTGCATGCGCCTTCGCCGCGGTGCTCTACAAGGTGGTGACGAGTGGAGGCGTCAGCGGTGCGCTCGAGTCGGTGATCGGGCAGGCGCTCGATGCGCGGTTCTGAGGGGCCGCGGCCGAAGGCGGCCGGTCGGAGGGGCCCGCGCACCGGAAGCGGCGTGCGGGGCACCTCCGGGCCGCCCCGCACGGGGCGGGACGGCGGCTATGTCACCGCGGAGGCCGCCATCGCCCTGCCGGTACTGGCGCTGTTCTCGCTGATGCTGATCTGGGGCCTGATGGCCGCGGCGGCCCAGTTGCAGTGCGTTGACGCGGCACGGGCCGGGGCGAGGGCGGCGGCGCGCTCGGAGCCGAAGGCGGCCGCAGTGGCCGCCGCCCGGTCGGCCGCACCGCACGGAGCCCGGATCGAGTGGTGGCGGGAGGGCGATCTGGTGCGGGTGCGGGTCGAGGCCCGCTCGGCCGGTCCCGGCCCGCTCGCGGTGGGCCTGCGCGGCGAGGCGGTGGCCCTCGCCGAGGACGCCGTCGGTACCTCGCCGGGGGCGGCCGGGGCACGCGGGGCGCTGCCGTGAGGAGGACGGAGGACCGCGGGTCGGCGACGGTCTGGGCCGTGGTGGCCGCCACGGCCGTATGCGCGGTGTTCGCGGCCGTGCTGGCCGCCGGGCAG
This window contains:
- a CDS encoding DUF4244 domain-containing protein, producing the protein MVKQWWTRRYVAMFARAEAGMTTAEYAMGTIAACAFAAVLYKVVTSGGVSGALESVIGQALDARF
- a CDS encoding TadE family type IV pilus minor pilin; this translates as MRGTSGPPRTGRDGGYVTAEAAIALPVLALFSLMLIWGLMAAAAQLQCVDAARAGARAAARSEPKAAAVAAARSAAPHGARIEWWREGDLVRVRVEARSAGPGPLAVGLRGEAVALAEDAVGTSPGAAGARGALP